ACGGATATCTTCTCAAACAACAGTTAGAAAGGTTTATGAGTGGCTGTATCAGCGTCAACTACGGTGCTATCTATCCTCTATTGAAGCGACTAGAAAAACAGAAATACATTAAAACTCAAGCATTGACAGATGCTGGCTCAAATCGTAAAGTCTATCAAATTACCGAATTAGGGCGCGATCGCTGGCGCGAAAAAATGTTGGCGCATCCTCATGAAAGCTGGGTTAACAGTCGTTCCCGCTTTATCATTAAATTCTTTTTCTTTAGTCAATTAGAACCGACAGAACGAGTTAAACTGATGCAGTCTCGTTTAATGACCTGTCAATTGCGCTTAGAAAATCGCGAATCACAAATTGTTGAGCAAGCCGAGGATCCCTATCGGGCGATCGCTTTGCAACGCCATCTAGCAAATCTCCGCTGTGAAATTGAATGGTTAAAAAAACAAATTCTCAGAGAAGAAAATAATACAATATCCAATAATTTAGGTTGAATTATGATAGCGATTACATAATTTATTTAGTTATCCATGTTTGTTTGAAAGAAGAAAGGCAATATTTAGGAATAAAAACATAATTGACAAGATATATAGGATTAATTTAATATATACTTCTTCAGCGATAAAATAGTCAGGGTTCAGTCTGCCAAATTCCTTAAATTAAGCTTAAATCAAAACTTAAGTAAGGAAACGGGGAAACCATTATTGGGGCTTATTCTTCCGAAAAAGGTAAGAAAGGACATCTCTCAGTCCTAGTCCGTCAGCTAACCTCGTCGGCATTGAGAGGAGATTGAAGAGTAAGCATTTAAACATGA
The genomic region above belongs to Pleurocapsa minor HA4230-MV1 and contains:
- a CDS encoding PadR family transcriptional regulator is translated as MLELAALGLLLKKPLHGYLLKQQLERFMSGCISVNYGAIYPLLKRLEKQKYIKTQALTDAGSNRKVYQITELGRDRWREKMLAHPHESWVNSRSRFIIKFFFFSQLEPTERVKLMQSRLMTCQLRLENRESQIVEQAEDPYRAIALQRHLANLRCEIEWLKKQILREENNTISNNLG